Proteins found in one Camelus bactrianus isolate YW-2024 breed Bactrian camel chromosome X, ASM4877302v1, whole genome shotgun sequence genomic segment:
- the CLDN34 gene encoding claudin-34, whose translation MASILGLLGKAFIIFALRNVYLGIAWTRAACNPFTASGTLNVAASLCISMTVVWNYRSVMNEEEVAFLPPLNVPFKPDTQQTGGDILLRVWLPSRCFQPEMKHLFFKVMGLFLSYLAWGFGISLARSRSWRMREFDSKTVPIVFIGLWEPFYFQKFNISGSIAELLMHSKINSSWVISDEIWCGQDLMLLANFMMSAVLIFGSVALSVSWIKAPYPGFLQLHYNTAAFFLLLSCSCTMITVSWNFTVEFYGETILDFPITFSIKREMLTKKCFSYMFPLGITTTILSLLSATMFSCETCPLKQWTLVKPLAVANCRKQEVWTKAYSLEWLGIVFLKKFLHMCHIVIITFLCKIKYIWFFRGGRRRPELTLGTQTLGTAISGDSFYHTDTGAGEHPSGILSLDDKPQDPALALPTSL comes from the exons ATGGCCAGCATCCTCGGGCTTCTGGGAAAAGCCTTCATCATCTTTGCGCTTAGGAACGTGTACCTGGGAATTGCGTGGACGAGGGCCGCCTGTAATCCATTCACTGCCTCAGGAACTCTGAACGTAGCTGCCAGCCTCTGTATCTCGATGACTGTGGTCTGGAATTACCGCTCCGTGATGAATGAAGAGGAGGTTGCCTTCCTACCGCCTCTCAACGTGCCCTTCAAGCCAGATACTCAGCAAACTGGTGGCGACATCCTCCTGCGTGTGTGGCTGCCTTCACGCTGTTT TCAACCTGAAATGAAGCACTTGTTCTTCAAAGTGATGGGCCTTTTTCTTAGTTACTTGGCCTGGGGTTTCGGCATAAGCCTAGCCAGAAGCAGATCCTGGCGCATGAGGGAGTTTGATAGCAAGACTGTTCCCATTGTGTTCATTGGACTTTGGGAACCTTTCTATTTTCAGAAATTTAACATCTCTGGCTCAATAGCTGAGTTGCTGATGCATAGCAAGATCAACTCGAGCTGGGTCATTTCAGATGAAATCTGGTGTGGGCAGGACCTGATGCTGCTGGCCAATTTTATGATGTCTGCGGTCCTGATTTTCGGCTCAGTGGCACTTTCAGTCAGCTGGATCAAGGCCCCGTACCCAGGTTTCCTCCAACTGCACTACAACACTGCTGCCTTCTTCCTTTTACTCAGCTGTAGTTGTACCATGATTACCGTGAGCTGGAATTTCACTGTGGAATTTTATGGTGAAACCATCCTTGACTTTCCAATTACCTTTTCTATTAAAAGAGAAATGCTAACAAAGAAATGTTTCTCTTACATGTTCCCACTAGGAATCACAACTACTATCCTCTCGCTACTAAGTGCCACCATGTTCTCCTGTGAAACATGTCCACTAAAGCAGTGGACTCTAGTGAAACCCTTGGCTGTGGCCAACTGTAGAAAACAAGAAGTCTGGACAAAGGCCTACTCTTTGGAATGGCTGGGGATAGTTTTCTTGAAGAAATTTCTACATATGTGTCATATTGTCATAATCacttttttatgtaaaataaaatatatttggtttTTCAGG GGAGGCAGGAGACGACCggagctcaccctggggacacagacgtTGGGGACAGCCATTTCTGGAGACTCCTTCTACCACACGGACACTGGTGCTGGCGAACACCCTTCTGGAATCCTCTCCCTAGACGATAAGCCTCAGGACCCGGCCCTGGCCCTGCCTACCAGCCTGTAA
- the LOC105064530 gene encoding putative claudin-25 has product MGLDSRMRSGVCCLVKNAGLLGSVASQVCALVTLCIPQWLTFSPGLLESEKYMLGLWGMCVTQDTGGSVCQASASPGSLASEMLVARILMCVTCITGSCGLVAILLGLTHLGSGGHQGSSLERRMNIAGGALFFLAGLTTLAPVSYVARVTVQKFWGPELPTNVPRWEYGNALFSGWIGGVFLLTGGLLLIMSQLYADRLAETLPSLPSKLDLSSKVPFGKVDFT; this is encoded by the coding sequence ATGGGCCTGGACAGCAGGATGAGGAGTGGGGTGTGCTGCCTGGTCAAGAACGCGGGGCTCTTGGGCTCTGTGGCCAGCCAGGTGTGCGCGCTGGTGACCCTCTGCATTCCTCAGTGGCTGACCTTCTCCCCGGGTTTACTCGAGAGTGAGAAATACATGCTGGGCCTGTGGGGAATGTGTGTGACTCAAGACACGGGTGGCAGCGTGTGCCAGGCCTCTGCCAGCCCGGGGAGCCTGGCCTCTGAAATGCTGGTGGCTCGCATCCTCATGTGTGTCACCTGCATCACTGGTTCTTGTGGGCTTGTGGCCATCCTTCTGGGACTGACGCATCTGGGGTCTGGGGGCCACCAGGGAAGTTCTTTGGAGAGAAGGATGAACATTGCCGGGGGAGCTCTGTTTTTCCTGGCTGGACTCACCACTTTAGCGCCCGTGTCCTACGTCGCCCGTGTCACTGTGCAAAAGTTCTGGGGTCCTGAGCTCCCAACCAACGTGCCCCGGTGGGAATATGGCAATGCCCTGTTTAGCGGTTGGATTGGTGGCGTCTTCCTTTTGACTGGAGGTCTCCTTTTGATCATGTCACAGCTTTATGCCGACAGATTGGCTGAAACCCTACCCTCTTTGCCTTCAAAATTGGACTTGTCAAGTAAAGTGCCTTTCGGTAAAGTAGACTTTACTTAA